CAACTGATGCTGCATATTCTAACGCCAGGCGAGCTACCTTCACTGGATCTATTACACCTGAATCAAGCAAATGTTCGTATTGTTCTGTTTTTGCATTGAAACCATAATCATCTTTTTCTGCTTTTACTTTCTGTAAGATTTCACCCGGTTCCAATCCGGCATTGATTAGTATACGATTTAATGGTTCTTGCAAAGCTTTGCGCACAATATCTACTCCTGTTTCTTCTTCACTGGTTAAATCTTTGAGCTTATCCAATTCCTCCAGACAACGGAGATAGGCTATAACTCCGCCCGGAATAATCCCTTCTTCCATCCGAAATAGTAGCTACTTGCTCAATGCGGGCACTATCATTGTTTACAGCTATGGCTAACTGTTTTAATTTATCAATTACCGTTTTCACTGCCTTATCCATTCCTTTTTTTATTTCTTGTGGGTTTATGCCAGCTTCTACTTTTTAAGGCCCCAGATCAGTTAATATGTGTGCCAGTAAAGTAGCCGCGGTAGTGCCATCACCTGCAGCTTCAGAAATACGCATGGCCACATCGCGGATCATTCTTACCCCCATTTCTTCAACAGGGTCTTCCAGTTCGACTTATTTGGCTACTGTAACCCCATCACAAGACATCTGGGGAGTACCATCAAATTTTTCAAAAACCACATTTCTGCCTCTTGGTCCCAGTGTAATAATCACTGCTTTTGCCAATTGATCCACCCCGCTTTTTAGTTTTGTGCGGGCATCCAGGTTATAGT
Above is a genomic segment from Xanthocytophaga agilis containing:
- a CDS encoding TCP-1/cpn60 chaperonin family protein; the encoded protein is MEEGIIPGGVIAYLRCLEELDKLKDLTSEEETGVDIVRKALQEPLNRILINAGLEPGEILQKVKAEKDDYGFNAKTEQYEHLLDSGVIDPVKVARLALEYAASVAGLFITTECVIVKKQKDKEKMLAPAGEMI